A genome region from Mycobacterium sp. 3519A includes the following:
- a CDS encoding PLP-dependent aminotransferase family protein produces the protein MTDAIADVQRAAEWRTSAAGLDLHLERAGRRVRDSVTHAIRDAIRSGRLAPGTRLPSSRALATDLGVGRNTVARAYADLVTEGWLTSQHGSSTLVSHRAADVVGSVTTPPPRRSPRRLDHDLRPGQPDLSSFPRAEWSRAVKRALDAAPVDAFGYADPVGRTELRHALAQYLARARGVRARPCTIVVCSGAAEGLRLVAGAMAERGTSTVAVEEFGLPAHRATLNRAGIGCPPLPVDSSGADVQALENMPDAAGVLLTPAHQFPLGVTLSHERRAAVLDWARTTGGLIIEDDYDGEFRYDRQPVGALQGLDPDHVIYLGTVSKSLAPGLRLGWLVLPERLIEPVARQKGETEETSGFVEQLAMAEFIRSGSYDRHLRTMRAQYRQRRAQLMAAIAASPTSTVSGAAAGLHVMLEIAGGGESELSRRPAWRRLGVRGLDWFRHPDSRSERDGVVVGYASPAPSAWSPALAALTGLLPD, from the coding sequence GTGACGGACGCAATCGCTGACGTGCAGCGCGCCGCAGAATGGCGCACGTCGGCCGCCGGTCTGGATCTTCACCTCGAACGCGCCGGCCGCAGAGTTCGAGACAGTGTGACCCACGCCATTCGCGACGCCATCCGCTCGGGGCGCCTGGCGCCGGGCACCAGGCTGCCGTCGAGCCGCGCACTGGCCACCGACCTCGGTGTCGGGCGGAACACCGTGGCCCGCGCGTACGCCGACCTTGTCACCGAGGGCTGGCTGACCTCTCAGCACGGCTCGAGCACGCTCGTGTCGCATCGGGCCGCCGACGTCGTCGGGTCCGTGACCACCCCGCCCCCACGACGGTCGCCGCGCAGGCTCGACCACGATCTGCGGCCCGGTCAGCCCGACCTGTCGTCGTTCCCGCGCGCAGAGTGGAGTCGGGCGGTCAAGCGTGCGTTGGACGCGGCACCTGTCGACGCGTTCGGCTACGCCGACCCCGTCGGCAGGACCGAATTGCGGCACGCCCTCGCCCAGTACCTGGCTCGAGCGCGCGGCGTCAGAGCGCGACCGTGCACCATCGTCGTGTGCTCCGGAGCGGCTGAGGGGCTCCGTCTCGTCGCGGGCGCCATGGCGGAGCGAGGTACTTCAACCGTCGCCGTCGAAGAGTTCGGGTTGCCTGCCCACCGAGCGACGCTCAATCGCGCTGGAATCGGCTGCCCGCCATTGCCTGTCGACTCTAGTGGTGCCGACGTGCAGGCTCTTGAAAACATGCCGGACGCGGCGGGCGTGCTGCTGACCCCTGCGCACCAGTTCCCGCTGGGCGTCACCCTGAGCCACGAACGCCGAGCCGCAGTGCTCGACTGGGCACGCACCACCGGCGGCCTGATCATCGAAGACGATTACGACGGCGAATTTCGTTACGACAGGCAGCCTGTCGGGGCATTGCAGGGCCTCGATCCCGACCATGTCATCTACCTGGGAACGGTGAGCAAGTCACTGGCGCCGGGACTGCGACTCGGTTGGCTGGTGCTGCCCGAACGACTCATCGAACCGGTCGCCCGGCAGAAGGGCGAGACGGAGGAGACCTCCGGCTTCGTCGAGCAGTTGGCCATGGCGGAATTCATCAGATCCGGCTCGTACGACAGACACCTTCGCACGATGCGCGCCCAATACCGCCAGCGCCGTGCGCAACTCATGGCAGCCATCGCAGCGTCCCCGACGAGCACCGTGTCGGGAGCAGCTGCGGGCCTACACGTCATGCTGGAGATCGCCGGAGGCGGCGAAAGCGAGTTGAGTCGTCGGCCCGCGTGGCGGCGGCTCGGCGTGCGGGGCCTGGATTGGTTTCGGCATCCGGACAGCCGCAGCGAACGTGACGGAGTCGTCGTCGGATATGCGTCGCCCGCACCGAGTGCATGGTCGCCCGCCCTGGCTGCGCTGACCGGACTGCTGCCCGATTGA
- a CDS encoding cupin domain-containing protein gives MMVIGNLKKTDLLCVTPPSIPEGSHAMTQLVELPPADAGTPPHRHSGPVFGYMLEGSMLFELEGEEPREIVAGEAFWEPGGDVVHYQMTNLDQTGWTRFVAVCICAPGVDMITLLKPEEIVSRDSLRHPSARQHTR, from the coding sequence ATGATGGTCATAGGCAACTTGAAGAAGACGGATCTGCTGTGTGTCACCCCGCCGTCGATCCCGGAGGGTTCACACGCCATGACGCAGCTCGTCGAACTTCCGCCCGCAGATGCTGGAACGCCGCCGCATCGGCACTCGGGCCCGGTGTTCGGATACATGCTGGAAGGCAGCATGCTGTTCGAGCTGGAAGGTGAGGAACCGAGGGAAATCGTTGCAGGCGAGGCATTTTGGGAGCCCGGTGGCGACGTCGTGCACTATCAGATGACGAATCTCGACCAGACCGGTTGGACTCGCTTCGTCGCGGTGTGCATCTGTGCGCCGGGAGTCGACATGATCACCCTGCTTAAACCGGAGGAGATCGTTTCCCGCGATTCACTGCGTCACCCCAGCGCTCGTCAGCACACACGGTGA